In a single window of the Halobaculum lipolyticum genome:
- a CDS encoding ferritin-like domain-containing protein, with protein MSEEVVDLLRKAYGDEMETVMNYQTNAIVLDGVRAEEIKESLQTDIQEELTHAQQLGNRLKQLDARPPGSAEFTANQHSLQPPEDSTNVLSVIDGVIEAEEDAIATYRSIIEAAEAANDPVTEDLAVTILADEEAHRTEFKGYRKEYKRE; from the coding sequence GCAAGGCGTACGGTGACGAGATGGAGACGGTGATGAACTACCAGACGAACGCCATCGTGCTCGACGGCGTCCGCGCCGAGGAGATCAAAGAGAGCCTCCAGACCGACATCCAAGAGGAGCTGACCCACGCCCAACAGCTCGGGAACCGGCTGAAGCAGCTGGACGCGCGCCCGCCGGGGTCGGCGGAGTTCACCGCCAACCAGCACTCCCTGCAGCCGCCGGAGGACTCGACGAACGTGCTCTCGGTGATCGACGGCGTCATCGAGGCCGAGGAGGACGCCATCGCGACGTACCGGTCGATCATCGAGGCCGCCGAGGCGGCGAACGACCCCGTCACCGAGGACCTCGCGGTGACCATCCTCGCCGACGAGGAGGCCCACCGCACGGAGTTCAAGGGGTACCGCAAGGAGTACAAGCGGGAGTAG
- a CDS encoding ribosome biogenesis/translation initiation ATPase RLI: MADDSIAVVDLDRCSPDRCNYECANFCPPNRTGKDCIVERGDHYAEDEPYDGGPDQVWISEEICLGETCGICVEKCPFDAIEIINLPSELENDPVHRYGDNAFALYGLPVPEPGSVTGILGPNGIGKSTAVKMLSGELTPNLGEHASEASWEAALERFKGTELQNYVERVIGGDVDVARKPQYVDQIPKQFDGNTRELLERTDERGVLDDLVERLSIAPVMDQDIDSISGGELQRVALAATLARDADFYFLDEITPYLDIGQRMTAARLIRELAEDEERSMMVVEHDLAILDLLADTLHVTYGEPGAYGVVTDPKSTRNGINEYLKGYLDNENMRIRPNSITFDEHAPREATRSQVLFEYPDLTKSYGEGEFSLQVEGGAVHESEVLGIVGPNGIGKSTMAKLFAGQLEPDEGELDVKLDIAYKPQYIEIDQPMRVDAFLSSITDDFGTSYWDTEVARPLQLNRIMEQNLTDLSGGERQRVAIAACLSKDADLYLLDEPSAHLDVEQRVQATTAIRRYAENHDATVMVIDHDIYMIDLLADRLMVFDGEPAVEGRATQPQAMRAGMNDFLGDLDITFRRDERTGRPRINKPGSQLDRQQKGDGEYYYTG, translated from the coding sequence ATGGCGGACGACAGCATCGCGGTCGTCGACCTCGATCGGTGTTCGCCCGACCGGTGTAACTACGAGTGTGCGAACTTCTGCCCGCCGAACCGCACCGGGAAGGACTGCATCGTCGAGCGCGGCGACCACTACGCGGAGGACGAACCGTACGACGGCGGTCCCGACCAGGTGTGGATCTCCGAGGAGATCTGTCTGGGCGAGACGTGCGGCATCTGCGTCGAGAAGTGCCCGTTCGACGCCATCGAGATCATCAACCTCCCGTCGGAGCTGGAGAACGACCCGGTCCACCGCTACGGCGACAACGCGTTCGCGCTGTACGGGTTGCCGGTGCCGGAACCCGGCAGCGTGACGGGGATCCTCGGTCCCAACGGGATCGGGAAGTCGACGGCGGTGAAGATGCTCTCCGGGGAGCTGACGCCGAACCTCGGCGAACACGCCTCGGAAGCGAGTTGGGAGGCCGCGCTGGAGCGGTTCAAGGGGACCGAACTCCAGAACTACGTCGAGCGCGTCATCGGGGGCGACGTCGACGTGGCCCGCAAGCCGCAGTACGTCGATCAGATCCCCAAGCAGTTCGACGGCAACACCCGCGAACTGCTCGAACGCACCGACGAGCGCGGCGTCCTCGACGACCTCGTCGAGCGGCTCTCCATCGCCCCGGTGATGGACCAGGACATCGACTCCATCTCCGGCGGCGAACTCCAGCGCGTCGCGCTGGCGGCGACGCTCGCGCGCGACGCGGACTTCTACTTCCTCGACGAGATCACACCGTACCTCGACATCGGTCAGCGGATGACCGCGGCGCGCCTCATCCGCGAACTCGCCGAGGACGAGGAGCGCTCGATGATGGTCGTCGAGCACGACCTCGCCATCCTCGACCTGCTGGCGGACACGCTCCACGTCACCTACGGTGAGCCGGGGGCGTACGGTGTCGTCACCGACCCCAAGTCGACCCGCAACGGCATCAACGAGTACCTGAAGGGGTATCTCGACAACGAGAACATGCGGATCCGCCCCAACTCGATCACCTTCGACGAGCACGCGCCGCGGGAGGCGACGCGCTCGCAGGTGCTGTTCGAGTACCCCGACCTGACGAAGTCGTACGGCGAGGGGGAGTTCTCCCTGCAGGTCGAGGGCGGCGCCGTCCACGAGTCGGAGGTGCTGGGCATCGTCGGTCCCAACGGGATCGGGAAGTCGACGATGGCGAAGCTGTTCGCCGGGCAGTTGGAGCCCGACGAGGGCGAACTGGACGTGAAGCTGGACATCGCGTACAAGCCGCAGTACATCGAGATCGACCAGCCGATGCGCGTCGACGCGTTCCTCTCGTCGATCACCGACGACTTCGGCACCTCCTACTGGGACACCGAGGTCGCGCGGCCGCTCCAACTCAACCGGATCATGGAGCAGAACCTCACCGACCTCTCCGGCGGGGAGCGCCAGCGCGTCGCCATCGCGGCGTGTCTCTCGAAGGACGCCGACCTGTACCTGCTCGACGAGCCGTCGGCCCACCTCGACGTCGAACAGCGCGTGCAGGCGACGACCGCCATCCGGCGGTACGCCGAGAACCACGACGCGACGGTGATGGTCATCGACCACGACATCTACATGATCGACCTCCTCGCCGACCGCCTGATGGTGTTCGACGGGGAGCCGGCCGTCGAGGGCCGCGCGACCCAGCCGCAGGCGATGCGCGCCGGGATGAACGACTTCCTCGGCGACCTGGACATCACGTTCCGCCGCGACGAGCGGACGGGACGCCCGCGGATCAACAAGCCCGGCTCGCAGTTGGACCGCCAGCAGAAGGGCGACGGCGAGTACTACTACACCGGGTAG
- a CDS encoding winged helix-turn-helix transcriptional regulator, producing MAGTDDESLDDLPPSAKLVFKVLEYNGPLTQKGIVEESMLSARTVRYALERLENIGIVDEDVYFADARQNLYQLTGPQKAEVDGGQEATCAE from the coding sequence ATGGCCGGAACCGACGACGAATCCCTCGACGACCTCCCGCCCAGCGCCAAGCTCGTGTTCAAGGTGCTGGAGTACAACGGCCCGCTGACCCAGAAGGGGATCGTCGAGGAGTCGATGCTGTCCGCACGGACGGTGCGCTACGCGCTCGAACGCCTCGAGAACATCGGGATCGTCGACGAGGACGTCTACTTCGCCGACGCCCGCCAGAACCTCTACCAGCTCACCGGTCCCCAGAAGGCCGAGGTCGACGGCGGCCAGGAAGCGACCTGCGCCGAGTGA
- a CDS encoding PINc/VapC family ATPase, with amino-acid sequence MNVVPDTSAVIDGRVSERVADGDYQGATVYVPEAVVGELEAQANAGRDTGWDGLAELQRIAELADEGAIVAEFVGRRPTVAEQEGAGEGDIDALIRDLAVEHDAVLLTSDFVQAEAGKATGLEVAYVEPVARGVTTDDGLDIERFFTDDTMSVHLKTGTHPKAKRGDITDLRYVRIDEVDGPSDEETMAAWADEIEATARASNQGFIELAEPGMTIVQYRNYRIAVARPPFADAIEITAVRPVAKTTLDDYEFADELRDRFTERQRGVLIAGAPGAGKSTFAQAVAEFLNDNDYAVKTMEKPRDLQVSDEITQYTALGGDMANTADSLLLVRPDYTIYDEVRKTHDFEVFADMRLAGVGMVGVTHATRAIDALQRLVGRVELGMIPQVVDTVVFIEAGAVDTVYDVTTQVKVPEGLTAEDLSRPVIQVVDFETGTPEYEIYTFNNQVVTVPLDGADGGSGDTGIGRIAKQEIEREIRSVARGHVDVELQGQNDAVVYVEEDDISYVIGKGGGRITDIENRLGIDIDVRTHADRSGGAGGAGAAAVDGAAATPKPQGEVVQPEITSRHVVIRMDEHVGETVEVRADDEYLFTATVGRGGDIQVSRGSAIAEELEDAIDRKLTITVVPA; translated from the coding sequence ATGAACGTCGTGCCGGACACGAGCGCGGTCATCGACGGCCGCGTGTCGGAGCGCGTCGCAGACGGCGACTACCAGGGGGCGACCGTCTACGTCCCCGAGGCGGTCGTCGGCGAGTTGGAGGCGCAGGCGAACGCCGGCCGCGACACCGGCTGGGACGGGTTGGCGGAGCTGCAACGGATCGCCGAACTGGCCGACGAGGGCGCGATCGTCGCCGAGTTCGTCGGCCGCCGCCCCACCGTCGCCGAACAGGAGGGCGCCGGCGAGGGCGACATCGACGCCCTGATCCGCGACCTCGCGGTCGAGCACGACGCCGTCCTGCTCACCTCCGACTTCGTGCAGGCGGAGGCGGGGAAGGCGACCGGGCTGGAGGTGGCGTACGTCGAGCCGGTCGCCCGCGGCGTCACGACCGACGACGGGCTGGACATCGAGCGGTTCTTCACCGACGACACGATGTCCGTCCACCTCAAGACGGGCACCCACCCGAAGGCGAAGCGGGGCGACATCACCGACCTGCGCTACGTCCGGATCGACGAGGTCGACGGCCCGAGCGACGAGGAGACGATGGCCGCGTGGGCCGACGAGATCGAGGCGACCGCCCGCGCGTCGAACCAAGGGTTCATCGAGCTGGCGGAGCCGGGGATGACGATCGTCCAGTACCGCAACTACCGGATCGCGGTCGCCCGTCCGCCGTTCGCGGACGCCATCGAGATCACGGCGGTGCGGCCGGTCGCGAAGACGACGCTCGACGACTACGAGTTCGCCGACGAACTGCGCGACCGCTTCACCGAGCGCCAGCGCGGCGTGCTCATCGCGGGGGCGCCCGGCGCCGGGAAGTCGACGTTCGCGCAGGCGGTCGCGGAGTTCCTCAACGACAACGACTACGCGGTGAAGACGATGGAGAAGCCGCGCGACCTGCAGGTGAGCGACGAGATCACCCAGTACACCGCGCTCGGCGGCGACATGGCCAACACCGCCGACTCGCTGCTGCTCGTGCGCCCCGACTACACAATCTACGACGAGGTGCGCAAGACCCACGACTTCGAGGTGTTCGCGGACATGCGCCTCGCGGGCGTCGGCATGGTCGGCGTCACCCACGCGACCCGGGCGATCGACGCGCTCCAACGGCTCGTCGGCCGCGTCGAACTCGGGATGATCCCGCAGGTCGTCGACACCGTCGTGTTCATCGAGGCCGGCGCCGTCGACACCGTGTACGACGTGACGACGCAGGTGAAGGTGCCCGAGGGGCTGACCGCCGAGGACCTCTCGCGGCCCGTCATCCAGGTCGTCGACTTCGAGACCGGGACGCCCGAGTACGAGATCTACACGTTCAACAACCAGGTCGTCACCGTGCCGCTCGACGGCGCCGACGGCGGCAGCGGCGACACGGGGATCGGCCGCATCGCCAAACAGGAGATCGAACGGGAGATCCGCTCGGTCGCCCGCGGCCACGTGGACGTGGAACTGCAGGGGCAGAACGACGCCGTCGTGTACGTCGAGGAGGACGACATCAGCTACGTGATCGGCAAGGGCGGCGGCCGGATCACCGACATCGAGAACCGCCTCGGCATCGACATCGACGTGCGCACCCACGCCGACCGGTCCGGCGGCGCGGGCGGCGCGGGGGCGGCGGCCGTCGACGGCGCCGCGGCGACGCCGAAGCCGCAGGGGGAGGTCGTCCAGCCGGAGATCACGAGCCGCCACGTCGTGATCCGGATGGACGAACACGTCGGCGAGACCGTCGAGGTGCGCGCCGACGACGAGTACCTGTTCACCGCGACGGTCGGCCGCGGCGGCGACATCCAGGTGTCGCGCGGCAGCGCCATCGCCGAGGAGTTGGAGGACGCCATCGACCGCAAGCTGACGATCACCGTCGTCCCGGCGTAA